AGAGCGGTCCAGATTCACCGCGACAGCGATCTTTGTCTCCTTGGTGTCGCGTGCGAGCTCGGCGCGCCGGACCGGTCGGGACTGGTTGCGAACGCCGAACGCGGAAAGGGCGACGTCATTCTCGGCTTCGGTGCCGATGGTCAGGCGCACCGCGCCGGGCGCGGCATTTGGTCGGAAGCGCACCCGGATGCCGAGCGCGCGCAGCTTCGACGCGAGCGCTTCCGCATCCTCGACCTGCAGGAATAGGAAATTGCCGCCTCCATTGCGCACTGATTTCACGATCGGCGACGCGACGAGGAGGCCTGCAAGCCGGTCGCGCTCCGCCTTGATTCTCGCGATCCGGTCCTGGTGGATGGCTTGGCGCGCGGGGGCCAAGGTGGCCATGGCCGCTTCGACCGACGGGCTCGGCAACGGATAGGGCGGAAGCGCGCGTGCTGCGATCGCGACAAGTTCGGGATTGGCGATCGCGCATCCGATCCGCGCGCCAGCGAGGCCGAAGGCTTTCGACAGCGTCTTGAGCACGACCAGGTTAGCTCGCTTTGCCGCCTCGACGGCGAGGCTCGGCGTATCGGAGAAATCGAGATAGGCCTCGTCGAGGACGATAATGGTTTGCGGCAACGCGGCCGCAACCTGCAGGACGAGCGCGGGATCGACCTCGTTGCCGGTCGGGTTGTTGGGCGAGCAGATGAAGGCTAGCTTCACATCCGCTTGGTGCGTTAGTGCGGCAACGAATCCGTCCGCGCTGAAATCGAAGTTTTTGGCGAGCGGCACCTCGATGACGCGAGCGCCCTGCAGGCGAGCGAAATGCTCGTAGGCGGTGAACGTCGGTGCTGTGATTGCAATCGCGTCGATGCCTGGCCTGCAGAAGGCTCGCACCAGCATGTCGATGGCGTCGTCGGCGCCGCGCGTAACTACCAGCGCATCGGGCTCGACGCCGTACAGCGCGGCCATCGACGCTCGCAGCCGGTGAGGCTGTGGCTCGGGATAACGGTTGATCGCGGCCGCAAGCGGGCCGCTCGAGAGCGGCGGATAAGGATTCTCATTGGCATCGAGTTTGATCGCGTCGGCGCCGAACGCGGCATTAGCCTCGGCGGCGATATCGAACGGCTTCAGATCGAGAATTTCTGGGCGCGCAAGGCGCGCGGCGAGCGACGTCACGACACCTTCTCCAGCCGCGCGTCGGCGGCCCGCGCGTGTGCCTCGAGCCCTTCCATGCGCGCCAGTAGCGCGGCTGGGCCCGCAATTCGCCTTGCAGCTTCGACAGTGACTGTCTGGACGCTCATCGCCTTCAGGAACGTGTAAGTGGAAACGCCACTCCACGCGCGCGCGGCACCGTCGGTAGGCAGAACGTGGCTCGATCCGGCGAGATAGTCGCCGAAAGTTTCGGCGGCGAGCGGTCCGGCAAACACGGCTCCGGCATTGCGAACGAGCGGCACCAACGCCTCGGCCGAAGCGACAGAGAGCGCCAAATGCTCGGGCGCATAGGCATTGGCGATGTCGACGGCCTGCTCGAGATCCCTGACCAGGATAGACCGGCCCGACCCGAGCGACGCTTGTGCCACTGCACCCCGCGGTAGGTCCGCAAGCTGCTTCTCAATCGCCGGTTCGACTGCCTTCAGGACGCGGCGCGAAGGACTGACGAGGATGACCTGCGCCGCCGCGTCATGCTCCGCCTGGCCAAGAAGGTCCGCTGCGACGGTCGCCACGTCGGCGGTGTCATCGGCGATGACCATTAGCTCACTCGGTCCCGCCTGCATGTCGATCGCCGAACCTGCCGGCAGGCCCGAAACCATTCGCTTCGCTTCCGCCACCCAGGCGTTCCCGGGGCCGCAGATCTTGTCGACCTTGGCAATTGGCCCAGCGCCGAAAGCCAGCGCCGCAATCGCCTGCGCTCCGCCAACCGTCCACACCGCTTCAACGCCGGACAGTTCGGCTGCCAGTGCGATCAGCGGATCGAGACCGCCTTTCGGCCGGGGCGGGGTCACGGCGACGATCTCGCGCACGCCCGCGACCCTCGCGGGGATCGCCAGCATCAGCATTGTCGAGAACAGCGGCGTCCTCCCGCCGGGAACGTAGAGACCAACCCGGTCGATCGGCCGCCACAGCTTACGAACCGTAACGCCAGGCCCCGTCTCGACGGTCACCTCGGATGGCATGCAGGCCAGGTGGAAACGACGGATATGGTCCGCTGCCAGCTCGAGCGCCTCGACCTGATCACGAGGAAGCTCGCTCCGCGCATCCGCAGCAACTGGCGCCACGGGAATTATCCTCGGCTCTTCGCCGTCGAGCCTGCGCGCGATGTCGCACAGCCCGCGCCAATCGCCGTCACGGACAGCATCGACGATTGCGCGGACGCCATCCTGGAGCTCCATGTTGGCGCGTTGCTCGGGGCGAGCGAGCGCCGCCTCACGGCCGCGCTCGTCGAGCTGGCTCCAATCGATCTGCTTCACAGCATCATCTTTTCGATGGGGACAACGAGGATCGCCGAGGCGCCGGCGAGCTTAAGCTTCTGCAACGTCTCCCAGAAAACAGATTCCTGACATACAGCATGGACCGCGAAATGCCCGGGGCGGCCATGCAGCGGAACGATGGTTGGCGCTTCGGCCCCCGGAAGCAGGTCGGTGATCCGCTTCAAGGACTCGCTCGAGGCGTTGAGCATGATGTACTTCGATTCCTTGGTTGCGAGCACGCCGTCGATCCGGCTCATCAGGCCCGCTGCTATATCGGCCCTCACATCATCCATCGGCCGACGCGTGCGGATCAGAACGGCCTGGCTTTCAAGGACCGTGTCCAAGGCGCGCAGCCCGTTCGCCTCCAGCGTCGCTCCGGTCGACACGAGATCGCAGAGGAAGCTTGCGATCTGCAGTCGCGGGGCCAGCTCGACCGCCCCATTCATCGTGACGATGGTGGCATCAATACCGTTCCGCTCAAGGAAGCGAGCAAGGATGCGGGGATAGGATGTCGCAATCCGCTGACCCTCAAGCGATTGTGGGCCGTCATACGGCGTCGCTTCGGGCGCGGCGATCTTCAGGCTGCAGCGGCCGAACCCGAGCTCGGCGAGTAAGTCATATCCGAGGTCGGCTTGCCCGAGCGCGAATTCCTCGAGCACATTCTGCCCCACGATTCCGAATTCGCACGCCCCGTCGCTGACGAACGTGGGTATGTCGTCGTCGCGGACGAACATTAGCTCGGCCGGATAGTTTTCGACTCTCGCAGTCAGGCTGTTCTTGCCGGACTGGATTCTGAAACCTGCATCGCGGAGCAACTCGCGGCTGGCGTCAGACAGCCGGCCCGATTTTTGTAGCGCGATGTGAAGGCGCGTGCGGTCAGTCAGCAACGCGGCCTCCAAGGCGATCGATGGCGTGGCGGTAACCGTGGTGAGGCTCCTGACGCAGGAATCGCGAGACGCGAACAATCGTGGTGGTGCTGACACCGGTGCGCTCGTGGATCTCCCGATATGATAGGTCGCTCCCATCGAGCACCCGCGCGACATGCCAGCGCTCCGCCATGGTTCGGATTTCGGCGGGCGTGCACAGGTCGACCAGCAACCGCCGTATCTCGTCACGGCTCTTCGCGGTGAGCAGCGCATCACATAAATCGTTGGTCAGGACGTCGAGGTTCCGTGTCGCCGTCAAGGGGTTCGGTTCTGCTCGCATAAGCTCGTCTTTGTTACAACGTGTTAAATCGATGTAACTGACTAGTCATGTCTTATCGCGAGTCAATCCGCTTTATGCGTGCTGGGCCATCAGCAGGCGATCTATCACGGGCGTCTGGAGTGTTTCCGACGTTGGCCAAGCTGCCTGACTGCGCCAATGGGTCAAAATTTGGGCGGCCGGAGTGGGTCAGGGTTCATCACCGCCTTAGGCTGCGGACAACACCTATTTGACCGGCAGGAGAAGTCGTCTTTGACGCCTTGATGGCATCTCGCTCGCCACTTGAGGATAAATCTCCAGGTAGAGCGCTCGGTGCTCTAGTGCTTGCGGTCGGCCCTGCCATGGCGGGCTTCGCATTAGGCAGCGCCTGGCTTTTTCTCCGTCCGGGCGACATCAGCCCTCTCGTCATCGCGATGATCGCCCCGATTGCCTTGACGCCTCTGTTCTTCCGCGCCCGCGATTAGACCAACGCCATTGTAGAGCTGCTTGGGTCGAAGGCTGCCGCGCAAGTTCGC
This portion of the Sphingomonas limnosediminicola genome encodes:
- the hisC gene encoding histidinol-phosphate transaminase codes for the protein MTSLAARLARPEILDLKPFDIAAEANAAFGADAIKLDANENPYPPLSSGPLAAAINRYPEPQPHRLRASMAALYGVEPDALVVTRGADDAIDMLVRAFCRPGIDAIAITAPTFTAYEHFARLQGARVIEVPLAKNFDFSADGFVAALTHQADVKLAFICSPNNPTGNEVDPALVLQVAAALPQTIIVLDEAYLDFSDTPSLAVEAAKRANLVVLKTLSKAFGLAGARIGCAIANPELVAIAARALPPYPLPSPSVEAAMATLAPARQAIHQDRIARIKAERDRLAGLLVASPIVKSVRNGGGNFLFLQVEDAEALASKLRALGIRVRFRPNAAPGAVRLTIGTEAENDVALSAFGVRNQSRPVRRAELARDTKETKIAVAVNLDRSLPRRVMTGIPFYDHMLDQVAAHGDFSLVLSCDGDLEIDAHHSIEDCAIALGSALSQALGERRGIGRFGFALPMDEAEAQVLIDLSGRPFSRFDGKFEASHIGAYPTEMTEHVFRSFSDSMRSAIHVRVEGGNDHHKTEACFKAFGRALRQAIRPEADSDMLPSTKGIL
- the hisD gene encoding histidinol dehydrogenase, which encodes MKQIDWSQLDERGREAALARPEQRANMELQDGVRAIVDAVRDGDWRGLCDIARRLDGEEPRIIPVAPVAADARSELPRDQVEALELAADHIRRFHLACMPSEVTVETGPGVTVRKLWRPIDRVGLYVPGGRTPLFSTMLMLAIPARVAGVREIVAVTPPRPKGGLDPLIALAAELSGVEAVWTVGGAQAIAALAFGAGPIAKVDKICGPGNAWVAEAKRMVSGLPAGSAIDMQAGPSELMVIADDTADVATVAADLLGQAEHDAAAQVILVSPSRRVLKAVEPAIEKQLADLPRGAVAQASLGSGRSILVRDLEQAVDIANAYAPEHLALSVASAEALVPLVRNAGAVFAGPLAAETFGDYLAGSSHVLPTDGAARAWSGVSTYTFLKAMSVQTVTVEAARRIAGPAALLARMEGLEAHARAADARLEKVS
- the hisG gene encoding ATP phosphoribosyltransferase, encoding MLTDRTRLHIALQKSGRLSDASRELLRDAGFRIQSGKNSLTARVENYPAELMFVRDDDIPTFVSDGACEFGIVGQNVLEEFALGQADLGYDLLAELGFGRCSLKIAAPEATPYDGPQSLEGQRIATSYPRILARFLERNGIDATIVTMNGAVELAPRLQIASFLCDLVSTGATLEANGLRALDTVLESQAVLIRTRRPMDDVRADIAAGLMSRIDGVLATKESKYIMLNASSESLKRITDLLPGAEAPTIVPLHGRPGHFAVHAVCQESVFWETLQKLKLAGASAILVVPIEKMML
- a CDS encoding YerC/YecD family TrpR-related protein, which codes for MTATRNLDVLTNDLCDALLTAKSRDEIRRLLVDLCTPAEIRTMAERWHVARVLDGSDLSYREIHERTGVSTTTIVRVSRFLRQEPHHGYRHAIDRLGGRVAD